In the Brassica napus cultivar Da-Ae chromosome A7, Da-Ae, whole genome shotgun sequence genome, one interval contains:
- the LOC106392999 gene encoding putative beta-glucosidase 5 isoform X1, which produces MEHILFLFTIFLSFAFSSRCNDVYIYSKKDFPEGFVFGSAVSAYQWEGAADEDGRKPSIWDTIFHSIPPNDAGKGPTGDVACDGYHKYKEDVRLMYDMGLDAFRLSISWSRLIPSGRGPVNPKGLRFYKNLLDELKSHGIEPHVTLYHDDLPQTLDDEYGGWFDPKIIDDFTAFADVCFREFGNTVKFWSTINEPNMLAFGGSGLGIKLPTPQTNSYIGNSSTNQYIALHNMLLTHASTASLYKKKYKDKQNGSVGITCFTYWMVPFTSSKEDDMATQRARDFFLGSVLHPLVFGDYPGSVKRIAGKRLPSFSKEESDLVQNSSDFVGVIHYTTMYIAHLTSSTDQDFVSDMNASLIPIGNSTLVKYDVLPWGLEGVLAYIKENYGNPPVYILENGSSNHSSSLNDVGRVEYLHAYIGAVLNSVRNESDTRGYFQWSFMDLFEFLDPNYTYGLYYVNFSDPELKRSPKTSALWYSAFLNGTTSSSHELKNSGSFSAL; this is translated from the exons ATGGAACatattttgtttctgtttaccattttcttgagtttcgcTTTCTCCAGTAGATGCAATGATGTTTACATTTACAGCAAAAAAGATTTCCCAGAGGGATTTGTGTTCGGATCTGCCGTTTCTGCTTATCAG TGGGAAGGAGCTGCTGATGAAGACGGAAGAAAGCCTAGCATATGGGATACAATTTTTCACTCTA TTCCACCTAACGATGCAGGAAAGGGACCTACGGGAGATGTAGCATGCGATGGATATCATAAATATAAG GAGGACGTAAGGCTGATGTATGACATGGGTTTAGATGCATTCCGACTCTCCATCTCGTGGTCGCGACTAATACCAA GTGGAAGAGGTCCTGTGAATCCAAAGGGTTTACGTTTCTACAAAAACCTTCTAGATGAACTCAAAAGCCATG GAATTGAACCTCATGTGACTTTGTATCACGATGATCTCCCTCAGACACTTGATGATGAATACGGAGGATGGTTTGATCCCAAAATCAT CGACGACTTCACTGCGTTTGCTGATGTTTGCTTCAGAGAGTTTGGGAACACAGTGAAATTCTGGTCAACGATTAATGAACCCAATATGCTAGCATTTGGAGGTTCTGGCTTGGGAATTAAGCTTCCAACTCCGCAGACCAATTCATACATAGGAAACTCTTCAACTAATCAATATATTGCACTCCATAATATGTTGCTTACACATGCATCTACAGCAAGTTTGTATAAGAAAAAGTACAAG GATAAGCAAAATGGATCTGTAGGTATAACATGTTTTACTTACTGGATGGTTCCTTTCACTAGCTCTAAAGAAGACGATATGGCCACTCAGAGAGCCAGAGATTTCTTTTTAGGCAG TGTTCTGCACCCGCTTGTGTTTGGGGACTATCCAGGCTCGGTGAAGAGAATCGCAGGCAAGAGACTGCCAAGTTTTTCTAAAGAAGAGTCAGATCTCGTTCAGAACTCATCCGACTTCGTAGGAGTCATACACTACACTACAATGTACATTGCACACTTAACTAGCTCCACCGACCAAGATTTTGTGTCAGACATGAATGCTTCACTAATCC CCATTGGGAACTCTACACTGGTCAAG TATGATGTGCTACCATGGGGTCTTGAAGGAGTGTTGGCATACATAAAGGAGAACTATGGCAATCCACCTGTCTACATTCTTGAaaatg GATCAAGCAACCACTCTTCATCACTCAACGACGTGGGAAGAGTTGAATACCTTCATGCCTATATTGGTGCTGTGCTTAATTCAGTGAG GAATGAGTCTGACACAAGAGGCTACTTCCAATGGTCGTTCATGGATTTGTTCGAATTTCTCGATCCCAACTACACATATGGATTGTATTATGTGAATTTCAGTGACCCGGAACTTAAGAGATCTCCTAAAACCTCTGCTTTGTGGTACTCTGCTTTTCTCAATGGCACGACTTCTAGTTCACACGAGCTCAAGAACTCTGGTTCTTTTTCTGCGCTGTAA
- the LOC106392999 gene encoding putative beta-glucosidase 5 isoform X2: MEHILFLFTIFLSFAFSSRCNDVYIYSKKDFPEGFVFGSAVSAYQWEGAADEDGRKPSIWDTIFHSRKGPTGDVACDGYHKYKEDVRLMYDMGLDAFRLSISWSRLIPSGRGPVNPKGLRFYKNLLDELKSHGIEPHVTLYHDDLPQTLDDEYGGWFDPKIIDDFTAFADVCFREFGNTVKFWSTINEPNMLAFGGSGLGIKLPTPQTNSYIGNSSTNQYIALHNMLLTHASTASLYKKKYKDKQNGSVGITCFTYWMVPFTSSKEDDMATQRARDFFLGSVLHPLVFGDYPGSVKRIAGKRLPSFSKEESDLVQNSSDFVGVIHYTTMYIAHLTSSTDQDFVSDMNASLIPIGNSTLVKYDVLPWGLEGVLAYIKENYGNPPVYILENGSSNHSSSLNDVGRVEYLHAYIGAVLNSVRNESDTRGYFQWSFMDLFEFLDPNYTYGLYYVNFSDPELKRSPKTSALWYSAFLNGTTSSSHELKNSGSFSAL, encoded by the exons ATGGAACatattttgtttctgtttaccattttcttgagtttcgcTTTCTCCAGTAGATGCAATGATGTTTACATTTACAGCAAAAAAGATTTCCCAGAGGGATTTGTGTTCGGATCTGCCGTTTCTGCTTATCAG TGGGAAGGAGCTGCTGATGAAGACGGAAGAAAGCCTAGCATATGGGATACAATTTTTCACTCTA GAAAGGGACCTACGGGAGATGTAGCATGCGATGGATATCATAAATATAAG GAGGACGTAAGGCTGATGTATGACATGGGTTTAGATGCATTCCGACTCTCCATCTCGTGGTCGCGACTAATACCAA GTGGAAGAGGTCCTGTGAATCCAAAGGGTTTACGTTTCTACAAAAACCTTCTAGATGAACTCAAAAGCCATG GAATTGAACCTCATGTGACTTTGTATCACGATGATCTCCCTCAGACACTTGATGATGAATACGGAGGATGGTTTGATCCCAAAATCAT CGACGACTTCACTGCGTTTGCTGATGTTTGCTTCAGAGAGTTTGGGAACACAGTGAAATTCTGGTCAACGATTAATGAACCCAATATGCTAGCATTTGGAGGTTCTGGCTTGGGAATTAAGCTTCCAACTCCGCAGACCAATTCATACATAGGAAACTCTTCAACTAATCAATATATTGCACTCCATAATATGTTGCTTACACATGCATCTACAGCAAGTTTGTATAAGAAAAAGTACAAG GATAAGCAAAATGGATCTGTAGGTATAACATGTTTTACTTACTGGATGGTTCCTTTCACTAGCTCTAAAGAAGACGATATGGCCACTCAGAGAGCCAGAGATTTCTTTTTAGGCAG TGTTCTGCACCCGCTTGTGTTTGGGGACTATCCAGGCTCGGTGAAGAGAATCGCAGGCAAGAGACTGCCAAGTTTTTCTAAAGAAGAGTCAGATCTCGTTCAGAACTCATCCGACTTCGTAGGAGTCATACACTACACTACAATGTACATTGCACACTTAACTAGCTCCACCGACCAAGATTTTGTGTCAGACATGAATGCTTCACTAATCC CCATTGGGAACTCTACACTGGTCAAG TATGATGTGCTACCATGGGGTCTTGAAGGAGTGTTGGCATACATAAAGGAGAACTATGGCAATCCACCTGTCTACATTCTTGAaaatg GATCAAGCAACCACTCTTCATCACTCAACGACGTGGGAAGAGTTGAATACCTTCATGCCTATATTGGTGCTGTGCTTAATTCAGTGAG GAATGAGTCTGACACAAGAGGCTACTTCCAATGGTCGTTCATGGATTTGTTCGAATTTCTCGATCCCAACTACACATATGGATTGTATTATGTGAATTTCAGTGACCCGGAACTTAAGAGATCTCCTAAAACCTCTGCTTTGTGGTACTCTGCTTTTCTCAATGGCACGACTTCTAGTTCACACGAGCTCAAGAACTCTGGTTCTTTTTCTGCGCTGTAA
- the LOC106393021 gene encoding oleoyl-acyl carrier protein thioesterase 1, chloroplastic, translating to MLKLSCNATDKLQTLFSHSHQPDPAHRRTVSSVSCSHLRKPVLDPLRATVSADQGSVIRAEQGLGSLADQLRLGSLTEDGLSYKEKFIVRSYEVGSNKTATVETIANLLQEVGCNHAQSVGFSTDGFATTPTMRKLHLIWVTARMHIEIYKYPAWGDVVEIETWCQSEGRIGTRRDWILKDVATGEVTGRATSKWVMMNQDTRRLQKVSDDVRDEYLVFCPKELRLAFPEENNRSLKKIPKLEDPAQYSMIGLKPRRADLDMNQHVNNVTYIGWVLESIPQEIVDTHELQVITLDYRRECQQDDVVDSLTTTTSEIGGTNGSASSGTQGQNDSQFLHLLRLSGDGQEINRGTTLWRKKPSNL from the exons ATGTTGAAGCTCTCGTGTAATGCGACTGATAAGTTACAGACCCTCTTCTCGCATTCTCATCAACCGGATCCGGCACACCGGAGAACCGTCTCCTCCGTGTCGTGCTCTCATCTGAGGAAACCGGTTCTCGATCCTTTGCGAGCGACCGTATCTGCTGATCAAGGAAGTGTGATTCGAGCAGAACAAGGTTTGGGCTCACTCGCGGATCAGCTCCGATTGGGTAGCTTGACGGAGGATGGTTTGTCGTATAAGGAGAAGTTCATCGTCAGATCCTACGAAGTGGGGAGTAACAAGACCGCCACTGTCGAAACCATAGCTAATCTTTTGCAG GAGGTGGGATGTAATCATGCGCAGAGCGTTGGATTCTCGACTGATGGGTTTGCGACAACACCGACAATGAGGAAACTGCATCTCATTTGGGTCACTGCGAGAATGCATATAGAGATCTACAAGTACCCTGCTTG GGGTGATGTGGTTGAGATAGAGACATGGTGTCAGAGTGAAGGAAGGATCGGGACTAGGCGTGATTGGATTCTTAAGGATGTTGCTACCGGTGAAGTCACTGGCCGTGCTACTAG CAAGTGGGTGATGATGAACCAAGACACACGACGGCTTCAGAAAGTTTCTGATGATGTTCGGGACGAGTACTTGGTCTTCTGTCCTAAAGAACTCAG ATTAGCATTTCCTGAGGAGAATAACAGAAGCTTGAAGAAAATTCCGAAACTCGAAGATCCAGCTCAGTATTCGATGATTGGTCtgaag CCTAGACGAGCTGATCTCGACATGAACCAGCATGTCAATAATGTCACCTATATTGGATGGGTTCTTGAG AGCATACCTCAAGAGATTGTAGACACGCACGAACTTCAGGTCATAACTCTGGATTACAGAAGAGAATGTCAACAAGACGATGTGGTGGATTCACTCACCACTACCACCTCAGAGATTGGTGGGACCAATGGCTCTGCATCATCAGGCACACAGGGGCAAAACGATAGCCAGTTCTTACATCTCTTAAGGCTGTCTGGAGACGGTCAGGAGATCAACCGCGGGACAACCCTGTGGAGAAAGAAGCCCTCCAATCTCTAA
- the LOC106393014 gene encoding cell division control protein 45 homolog, with protein MVRMEKVESFYGKLRESATCSSSQNPLLIFPSSSDVDSICALKVITHILESDSVPYSCFPVSSFLEIHNYAPPAEGPVTILLINWGCHRDLKLVLKLAPAARVFVVDSHRPIHLHNLSDENQQVVVLHTDDDERQADLAYDFDVLKLANESFQMHQESGVDESDDEESDDDDEESDDDRPSKRRKMGVKLFKKLKRDYYKMGTFHGKPSGCLLFELSHLLRKNTNELLWLACVSLTDQFVHERLTDERYQAAVMELEQHINSSGNIDKITSVTLKDGTKVRAPDCSRISYEEEPRLMLLREWNLFDSMLCSSYIATKLKTWSDNGIKKLKLLLARMGFALIECQQKFPYMNNEVKRKMKQEFDRFLPEYGLNDFYYRSFLRLHGYSSRVSAADVVYGITALLESFLGSGGSSASKQFGEAYDALSLNNLDKLRSGMQQAIKVQRAILRQGSAAITKTGCIRSGRKFRWVKVEDSIDAKYLGYPQALTKFCYFLMDALREKGARMKPMLCACASQQPGKILVVGVCGKPRLGAVRGNAFGNAFRKAAQESRADYFHELFESSWIVLDASAVNSFMIRLTEKL; from the coding sequence ATGGTGAGGATGGAGAAAGTAGAATCGTTTTACGGCAAGCTTCGCGAATCAGCCACTTGCTCGTCTTCCCAGAACCCTCTCCTCATATTCCCTTCATCCTCCGACGTCGATTCCATTTGCGCCCTCAAGGTCATCACTCACATCCTCGAATCCGATTCGGTTCCCTACTCCTGTTTCCCTGTCTCCTCCTTTCTCGAGATCCACAACTACGCTCCTCCTGCGGAAGGCCCCGTCACCATACTCTTGATTAACTGGGGCTGCCACCGTGATCTGAAGCTTGTGCTCAAGCTAGCTCCCGCTGCTCGTGTCTTTGTGGTGGATAGTCACCGCCCTATTCATTTGCATAATCTTAGCGACGAGAATCAGCAGGTTGTTGTTCTCCACACTGATGATGACGAGAGGCAAGCGGATCTCGCTTACGATTTCGATGTCTTGAAATTGGCCAACGAGAGCTTTCAGATGCATCAAGAAAGCGGTGTTGATGAATCTGATGAcgaagaaagtgatgatgatgacgaagaGAGTGATGATGATAGGCCAAGTAAGAGGAGGAAAATGGGTGTGAAGCttttcaagaagctgaagaggGATTATTACAAGATGGGGACTTTCCACGGGAAGCCATCTGGGTGCTTGTTGTTCGAGCTCTCTCACTTGTTGAGGAAGAACACCAACGAGTTGCTCTGGCTCGCTTGCGTTTCCTTGACTGATCAGTTTGTTCACGAGAGGTTAACCGACGAGAGATACCAAGCTGCGGTTATGGAGCTTGAGCAGCACATCAATAGCTCCGGGAACATAGACAAGATCACTTCCGTTACTCTCAAGGACGGAACCAAGGTCCGAGCGCCTGACTGTTCGAGGATCTCTTACGAAGAAGAGCCTAGGCTTATGCTGCTGAGAGAGTGGAATCTGTTTGACTCCATGCTTTGCTCCTCCTACATCGCTACTAAACTCAAGACCTGGAGTGATAACGGGATCAAGAAACTTAAGCTTCTTCTAGCGCGTATGGGTTTTGCGCTTATCGAGTGCCAGCAGAAGTTTCCCTACATGAACAACGAGgtgaagaggaagatgaagcaAGAGTTTGATCGTTTTTTGCCCGAGTATGGCCTTAATGATTTCTACTACAGGAGTTTCTTGCGTCTTCATGGATACAGCTCACGGGTCTCTGCAGCTGATGTTGTCTACGGTATTACTGCGCTTCTTGAATCGTTTCTTGGTTCAGGTGGCTCCTCTGCTTCTAAACAGTTTGGAGAAGCTTATGATGCTTTGTCATTGAACAATCTGGATAAGCTTCGTTCTGGTATGCAACAAGCTATCAAGGTTCAAAGAGCAATTCTTAGGCAAGGAAGTGCAGCAATCACCAAAACAGGATGCATCCGAAGTGGAAGGAAGTTCAGATGGGTGAAGGTTGAGGATTCCATTGATGCTAAGTACTTGGGATATCCTCAGGCCTTGACCAAGTTCTGCTACTTTCTAATGGATGCTTTGAGAGAGAAAGGAGCTAGGATGAAGCCGATGCTATGTGCCTGCGCATCTCAACAACCAGGGAAGATACTTGTGGTTGGAGTTTGTGGGAAGCCGAGGCTTGGTGCAGTTAGAGGGAATGCGTTTGGTAATGCTTTCAGAAAAGCAGCTCAAGAGAGTAGAGCTGATTACTTTCACGAGCTTTTCGAGTCTTCATGGATCGTCTTGGATGCTTCTGCGGTTAACTCTTTCATGATTAGATTAACTGAAAAGCTTTGA